A region of the Microcystis aeruginosa FD4 genome:
CACCTGCTACTCGGCGATCCGTAACGGTTTCACCAGTGTCATGATGGATGGTTCCTTAGAAGCGGATGCCAAAACTCCCGCCACCTACGAGTACAACGTTAACGTTACTGCTGAAGTGGTAAAAGTTGCTCACTCGATCGGTGCTAGTGTGGAAGGAGAACTCGGTTGCTTAGGTTCCCTAGAAACCGGTAAAGGAGAAGCGGAAGATGGCCACGGTTTTGAAGGGGAATTAGATCACTCGATGCTGTTAACCGATCCCGATGAAGCGGTGGATTTCGTCGAAAGAACCCAAGTAGATGCTTTAGCAGTAGCCATTGGTACTAGCCACGGCGCTTACAAATTTACCCGCAAACCCACTGGCGAAATCCTTGCTATTAGCCGCATTGAAGAAATTCACAGCCGCTTACCCAATACTCACTTGGTTATGCACGGTTCTTCCTCGGTTCCTGAAGATCTCCTCGAATTAATCAACCAATTCGGTGGCGCTATCCCTGAAACCTACGGTGTACCCGTGGAAGAAATCCAAAAAGGCATCAAGAGTGGTGTGCGTAAAATCAATATCGACACCGACTGCCGTTTAGCAATTACCGCCGCAGTTCGGGAAGCACTTTTCAGCAACCCGAAAGAGTTTGATCCCCGTTTCTTCCTGAAACCCTCGATCACCTATATGCAGAAAGTTTGTGCCGATCGCTATCAACAATTTGGTACCGCCGGTAACGCCAGCAAAATCAAACAAATGTCCCTCGATGACTACGCAGCCAAATATGCTAAAGGGCAATTAACCCAAGTCAGCAAAAAAGTTGTGGCTGTCTAGTGGCTGAACAATTAAGCGATCGCTTAATAGCACCAGTTTAGCAGGATTTTTTGGGGTAGTTAACCATAACTACCCTCTTTTTTATGGCAATGCCTTCAAGGGAAAGAGTTACCAGATAAGAATCGATTTCAGAGAAAAGACTATACTGAAAATAATCAGCAGATCAGCACTTGATTTATAAGAGAAGCAAGATGAGAAAAAAATCGTTGTGGGTGGGATTATTAGTGGGATTTTGGTTTTGTCTAACTTGGATGGCATGGACACCCACAGCAGCCGCCTTTAGCGAAGAACAAAAATTATTACTGCAATCTTGGCGATTAGTCAACCAATCTTATTATGATGACACATTTAATCATCAAAACTGGTGGCAGGTGCGGGAACAATTCATCAAAAAACCCCTCAACGACCGGACGGCGGCCTACAATGCGATCGAACAGATGTTAGCCACTCTCGATGAACCCTTTACCCGTCTCTTGCGACCGGATCAATACCATAACCTACAAATTAGCACCACGGGGGAATTATCAGGGGTAGGACTGCAAATTAATATCAATCCCGACAATGGTTACTTAGAAGTGGTTGCCCCCCTTGCTGGTTCTCCTGCTGAGGCCGCTGGTTTGACTAGCCACGATCGCATTTTGTTTATTGATGGCATCGATACTACTACTTTAACCCTCGATGCAGCAGCGGCCAAAATGCGCGGAACTCCCGGAACAGAAGTTTCCTTAGTCATTCTTCCCGATCAAAAAAGTCAACCAAAAACCCTATCTTTAACCCGTCAACGCATTTCTTTAAGTCCAGTGGTAGCGGTTTTAGATAAAAATTCTAGTTCCTTGCCCATCGGTTATGTGCGCTTAAATCAATTTAGTGCTAACGCTGCCAAAGAAGTCTCGGAAGCAGTGACGAATTTACAAAAACAAGGAGCCAAGGGTTATATTTTGGATCTAAGAAATAACCCCGGTGGTTTACTGCAAGCGGGCATAGAAATCGCTCGGATGTGGATTAATCAGGGAACGATCGTTTATACGGTTAATCGTGAGGGAATTGCCGATAGTTTTGCCGCTGCTGGCAATGCTTTAACTGACGCACCTTTAGTCGTTTTAGTCAATCAGGGAACCGCCAGCGCCAGCGAGATTTTAGCCGGAGCATTACAGGACAATCAACGGGGGGTTTTAGTGGGAGAAAAGACTTTCGGTAAGGGATTAATTCAGTCCTTATTCGAGTTACCCGATGGGGCAGGATTAGCGATTACCGTCGCCAAATATGAAACTCCCGCTCACCATGATATCCATAAGTTAGGAATTATGCCCGATCAAGTGGTGGCACAGGAACCGATCACCTATGAGCAAATCGGCACCGAAAAAGATAGTCAATACCAAACGGCGATTCAGTTTTTAAACCAGAAGACCATTTTAGCCAAAGCTTCCTAAGTGGGGTTTTCAGCCATCAGTTACCAGTTATCAGTTACCAGTTATCAGATGCGAGTTTTCAGGGTTCTTCGCTACTTGGTATGGTTCGATCGGGGGGCATAAATCGACTAAATACTTATCTGGCAAGAGACTTAATTGATTAGTTCGTTAGAGAGGGAAAACAATTGACAAAGATCGCATCAATGTCTTTCTCTATAAGGGTTTCATCTCTTATAACCCCCTCCATTGCATAACACAAACAAAAAGAACCGTTTTCAGTTCACTGTTTACTGTTTACTGTTTACTGATCACTGAAAAAACTTCCCACACCCCACGGCATAGATCGAACAAATTAGCCATTTTTTCCATCAATATCTAAATTAAGATGGAAACCTGTTTGATTTGGAGAGAATGCTAACATCGATGAGAATTTTCCCAGTCCTGGCTTTTCAGTCTTGCAACCTTGACTCATCCTTGATCTTACCGCCATGCAGAAATATATTCGATCGCCCCTAGCCCTAACCCTGAGCATCAGCCTCTTAGCTAATTTTTTAACCGCTTGTAATAATGCCCAAACCCCAGATAACAACACCTCTAGTCCCACCACCACTGCCCCCAGTGATGAGGGACTAAAATTAGGGGCCTTACTGCCCATTACCGGAGATTTAGCCGCTATTGGTCAAAATATGCCCGAAGCAGCCGCCCTAGCGGTGGAGACTATCAATGCCTGTGGTGGAGTCAATGGCAAACCCGTCACCCTCGTGAAAGAAGATGACCAAACCGATCCCGCTGCCGGTGCTTCGGCGATGACAAAACTAGCGGAGGTGGATAAAGTAGCCGGTGTGATCGGTTCCTTTGCCAGTAGCGTCTCAGGAGCAGCCGTCGATGTGGCGGTGAGAAATAAAGTTATGTTAGTCTCTCCGGGTAGCACCAGTCCTGTCTTTACTGACAGGGCGAAAAAAGGCGATTTTCAAGGTTTTTGGGCCCGGACGGCTCCCCCAGACACCTACCAAGCTCAAGCTTTAGCAGTCCTGGCTAAGAAAAAGGGTTTTCAAGATGTGGCCACCGTCGTGATCAATAACGATTATGGAGTGGGATTTGAGCAGGAATTCGTTGGCGCTTTCGATAAATTAGGCGGCACTATCACTAATAAGCAAAATCCTGTCCGTTATGACCCGAAAGCTGCCACTCTCGATAGTGAAGCGGCGGCTGCCTTCGCTAACCAACCGGATGCTGTAGCGGCAGTCCTTTACGCTGAAACGGGCAGTTTATTACTACAAGCGGCCTATAAACAGGGGTTGACCAAAGGAGTTACTGTCCTCCTCACCGATGGGGTTTATTCGGAAGATTTCACCAAACAGGTGGGGAAAGGAACCGATGGTAAGTCAATTATTGCCGGCGCCCTAGGTACAGTCCCCGGGGCCAACGGTCAAGCTTTAAGCGCTTTTACTACTCTCTGGAAAGAAAAAACCGGCAAGGATGTCACCGCTTTTGTTCCCCATACTTGGGATGCGGCGATTTTATTGATGTTAGCAGCCGAGGCGGCTAAATCTAACACTGGTGAGGGGATTCAAAGCAAGATTCGTGAGGTGGCTAATGGTCCGGGGACGGAAGTAACCGATGCTTGTCAAGCTATGGAAATGATTCGCAAAGGCGAGGATATTAACTATCAGGGGGCCAGTGGCAATGTGGATATCGATGAAAATGGCGATGTGGTCGGTAGTTACGATGTCTGGACTGTCAAGGATGACGGCACTCTCAAGGTTATCGATCAGGTGACACCCAATCAGTAATCAGTAATCAGGAGGCAAAAGGCAAAAGGCAGAAGGCAGGGGATAGGGATTTAGGGGTTTAGGGAAATTTCAGCCAAATGCTCCACTTCCCCACTACCTCACTACCCCACTTCATAATTCATAATTCATAATTCATACTTTGTGCTTTTTGTCAAAAAAACTTTTTTTTTGCAATAAAACTACATAAAAAAAAAGCATCGTTGTGGGTGAAATTGACTCATTTACCTGTCTTAATTAGGATTACCTTCTAGGTGTGGCAAGGGTTTTAACCGTTGCTGCCCAAAAAAGCAAATAATAGCCCATTATGAAATTCTGCAAAACCGATGTAACCATTATAACATCGTTGTTAAATAACAATCTTTCTCAATTAATTTTTAAGAATTTGTAAATATTGCGGAATGTTAATTTAAATATTCTCAAGTTTTTGGAGTCAATAAATAATTTTTGCTTATCTTTGCCGAACCTTGGGTTAGGAGTCAGTCCCGATGAAAAAATTTTCACCACCAGAGATGAAAGAGGTTTCCTTCCCTACACCCGTTACAGTAGAGCAGGAAGTCGCCTTCTCACCCCCTGCTTCAAAACTGGACTTACGACTTTCGCCGTATCCGGCTCCTGAGTAACTAGGCTACTGTCATTAGTAGAATGATAATGGGAATGATTATTTCCTTGTCTATTCAACTCTCTTGGCTGTATCCCCACCAGACAAGATTGTTGGTTTTAGGGCGTATATGACCATTGATTGTGGCTTAGACTTCCTAGTTACCCGCCCTTTGTTAGCAGCTCTTTGATATTACTCAAAGCCTTGGCTTTTGAGGGCATCCTCTCCCTCTATTGACTTGCGGATGGTTTCCTACAGCCCCGAACGGGCAGAGTCAACGCCGGGTTACTTCGTTCCCTATAACCATTGGTTGAACCGTTAGGATGATACTGTCCACCGGGAGCAACAGGAATGCCCTACTGATCGTGGTGTGAGCTATCAGCCCCAACTCTGTTAACTTTTGTTTCGAGCCTGTCAGCCTTTTGGCTCGTGGGTGTTGACGATGGTTAATTCGTATCTTCGCCCCAGGGCTATCCATAAGTTCAGGCTCAACGGGTTTCTGATTTAGGCTATCAGATACCGCTTTTTTTCCTCGCTCATTACCTCAGATGTACCAAGTCTAAAGCAGCAGGAAATGCCGTCACTCTAGGCATCTAGAGGACAGGACTAAGGTTATTGTCTTTTTTCTCTTCCTATCGACCGTCTCGGAGTCTCGGATTCTCCTCACCTAACGGAAGATTTGTGATTAACTCAGAAGTTATGGATTGTTTCTCCCTGCTCCACAGTTCTGGCGCTCCGCTATACCTTTTAAACAGGATGGCTCTCTTGGAGTTATGGTGATCAGCAAATTTTATCGAAGAAAGGGCGTACGCTATAGGCCCCTACCAATCACACCACGCGCGGCGGTAGGGGCGCAACGTGGTCAGTGAGTTGATCGAACTGCTTGCGCCTATAATGTGACATGGTGAACATTTTTCAGCCAATGTCCAAGAGAGCCAACAGGATTTAGTATGATCTGGTCTTTTGAGCGAGAAAAATAGAAGCAGTTAAACTAATCTCTTATCACTTAGTCTTACCTTTGGTCAAATGGTCGCTATCAGGACAGAGATAGGCGATCGGCGAAACCTTCTGGTAGATTAGACTAAATGGGAGTTGGTTAACTGCTTTTATCAAATTGATGTTCCCTAACCATCAGCATTGTCTAGGGTCGAAGGGAATAAAACAACCTAAGTTTAGGACTTTAAGCCAGAAGTTAAGAAAAAAAGTGAAATTATTATTTTTGAGTAATGGCCACGGTGAAGATGAGATCGCGATCCGGATTATTAAAAGACTGCAATCATCTCCCCTCTGTCCGGATATTACTGCTTTACCCCTAGTGGGTAACGGTTATGCTTATACTCGTCTGGGGATTCCCCTTCTCGATCGAGGTCAAAAAATGCCCTCTGGGGGTTTTATCACCAGGGATGCCCAACAATTATGGCGAGATCTACGGGAGGGATTATTAGGATTAACCTCCCGTCAATACCGTCTCGTCAGAAATTGGGGCCAAGAAGGGGGAAAAATTGTCGCGGTGGGAGATATCTTACCCCTTGCCCTTGCTTGGTTGAGCGGGACAGATTATGCTTTTGTGGGAACGGCTAAATCGGAATACTATCTCCGGGATGAGCGGGGATGGTTAGATAGTAGCTCGATCATCGATCGCCGCTGGGGTTCCTACTATTATCCCTGGGAACGCTGGTTAATGGCTCATCCTCGCTGTCGGGGGGTTTTTCCCCGGGATAGTTTAACTAGCAAAATTTTACAACAGTGGTCAATTCCTGTTGTCGATGGGGGTAATCCGATGATGGATGACCTTTTACCCTCGATAACGGGCGATTTTCCCCAAGATTGCCTAAATATTCTGCTGCTACCCGGTTCGCGCTTTCCCGAATCTCTCCACAATTGGCAGCAAATTCTCGCAGCTGTGGCGGCCATGATCGGACGTTTTCCCGATCACAAGCTGGAATTTTTGGCGGCGATCGCTCCTTCTCTCCCCCTAGAATCTTTTACGGCTGCTTTAATTTCCCGGGGTTGGCGAGAACATAGCACAAATAAGTTTATTTGTCAAGAGGTATTTATAACTATTTCTCAAAGGGATTACGCCGAATATTTAGGTCGTTGCCATCTAGCGATCGCCATGGCGGGAACTGCCACGGAACAGTTCGTCGGTTTGGGTAAACCGGCGATCACAATTGCGGGATCTGGACCACAATTTACTCCCCATTTTGCCAAACTGCAACAGCGTTTATTAGGCTGTTCAATTCTCTTGGGCGATAGTGCCGAGTCAGTGGCAGACAAGTTAGAATATTTATTACAAAATCCCCCACAGTGGCAAGAAATCGCCGTTAATGGTCGTCAGAGAATGGGGCCAGCCGGTGCCTCCGATCGCATTGCCCAATGGTTACTAGGCAATTTTTGCCCTTAAATGAAAGTATCGGTCTGATTTTCGCCGCTAGTGGGCCAATCAAAAATAGTTTCTAGGGCGATTTTTTGGGCGCTTGCTTGTTGTCCATAGCTGAAAAGATAGGGAATTTCTGCGCTTTGTTGACGAAACCACTGGAAAACGTAGGGACTACCATAAATAATCAATGCTTGAA
Encoded here:
- the ctpA gene encoding carboxyl-terminal processing protease CtpA; its protein translation is MRKKSLWVGLLVGFWFCLTWMAWTPTAAAFSEEQKLLLQSWRLVNQSYYDDTFNHQNWWQVREQFIKKPLNDRTAAYNAIEQMLATLDEPFTRLLRPDQYHNLQISTTGELSGVGLQININPDNGYLEVVAPLAGSPAEAAGLTSHDRILFIDGIDTTTLTLDAAAAKMRGTPGTEVSLVILPDQKSQPKTLSLTRQRISLSPVVAVLDKNSSSLPIGYVRLNQFSANAAKEVSEAVTNLQKQGAKGYILDLRNNPGGLLQAGIEIARMWINQGTIVYTVNREGIADSFAAAGNALTDAPLVVLVNQGTASASEILAGALQDNQRGVLVGEKTFGKGLIQSLFELPDGAGLAITVAKYETPAHHDIHKLGIMPDQVVAQEPITYEQIGTEKDSQYQTAIQFLNQKTILAKAS
- a CDS encoding lipid-A-disaccharide synthase-related protein, producing MKLLFLSNGHGEDEIAIRIIKRLQSSPLCPDITALPLVGNGYAYTRLGIPLLDRGQKMPSGGFITRDAQQLWRDLREGLLGLTSRQYRLVRNWGQEGGKIVAVGDILPLALAWLSGTDYAFVGTAKSEYYLRDERGWLDSSSIIDRRWGSYYYPWERWLMAHPRCRGVFPRDSLTSKILQQWSIPVVDGGNPMMDDLLPSITGDFPQDCLNILLLPGSRFPESLHNWQQILAAVAAMIGRFPDHKLEFLAAIAPSLPLESFTAALISRGWREHSTNKFICQEVFITISQRDYAEYLGRCHLAIAMAGTATEQFVGLGKPAITIAGSGPQFTPHFAKLQQRLLGCSILLGDSAESVADKLEYLLQNPPQWQEIAVNGRQRMGPAGASDRIAQWLLGNFCP
- a CDS encoding ABC transporter substrate-binding protein: MQKYIRSPLALTLSISLLANFLTACNNAQTPDNNTSSPTTTAPSDEGLKLGALLPITGDLAAIGQNMPEAAALAVETINACGGVNGKPVTLVKEDDQTDPAAGASAMTKLAEVDKVAGVIGSFASSVSGAAVDVAVRNKVMLVSPGSTSPVFTDRAKKGDFQGFWARTAPPDTYQAQALAVLAKKKGFQDVATVVINNDYGVGFEQEFVGAFDKLGGTITNKQNPVRYDPKAATLDSEAAAAFANQPDAVAAVLYAETGSLLLQAAYKQGLTKGVTVLLTDGVYSEDFTKQVGKGTDGKSIIAGALGTVPGANGQALSAFTTLWKEKTGKDVTAFVPHTWDAAILLMLAAEAAKSNTGEGIQSKIREVANGPGTEVTDACQAMEMIRKGEDINYQGASGNVDIDENGDVVGSYDVWTVKDDGTLKVIDQVTPNQ
- the fba gene encoding class II fructose-bisphosphate aldolase (catalyzes the reversible aldol condensation of dihydroxyacetonephosphate and glyceraldehyde 3-phosphate in the Calvin cycle, glycolysis, and/or gluconeogenesis) — its product is MALVPMRLLLDHAAENGYGIPAFNVNNMEQIQAIMQAAAATDSPVILQASRGARKYAGENFLRHLITAAVETYPHIPIVMHQDHGNEPATCYSAIRNGFTSVMMDGSLEADAKTPATYEYNVNVTAEVVKVAHSIGASVEGELGCLGSLETGKGEAEDGHGFEGELDHSMLLTDPDEAVDFVERTQVDALAVAIGTSHGAYKFTRKPTGEILAISRIEEIHSRLPNTHLVMHGSSSVPEDLLELINQFGGAIPETYGVPVEEIQKGIKSGVRKINIDTDCRLAITAAVREALFSNPKEFDPRFFLKPSITYMQKVCADRYQQFGTAGNASKIKQMSLDDYAAKYAKGQLTQVSKKVVAV